In the genome of Hymenobacter taeanensis, one region contains:
- a CDS encoding biosynthetic peptidoglycan transglycosylase, which produces MTPATKRKIGIGLGILVVLLAIGLGVFLLKRQQLLNYALQQVKAKVERKFPVLLTLGPARFTDLNTVQLDGVNLVPAALPNDTLLQAQTVRASLSVRSLFAGRPVFSNLEIDNARLTAHKTATTDNYSFLYKKRKGQPVVPRDTTKGTNYGLLANQVLEAAFDNVPVEADFRNFLVTYRSPRHHATLTMPQLAIQDGDITGQLTAVVDSIVNHVGVQGRIDASDYQIDARIFALNKRPVVLPYVQRRYGARVQFDTIRVSLTEKSLKDDELTVKGTASATNFIVNHPKLSDSDVRFPRGGIDFVTRLGQASFALDKGTRVLLNKMEFFPVLSVRRLPVPQRVIGKNVNGLTNRNQLMAGLQVKLNVESAETAANDFFASLPEGMFETLEGTQAEGTLKYQLMADLDMNHLDSLKFNSGLQATRFRITRFGRENLNKLNEQFPYTAYNDKGDSVKTFLVGPSNPEFTPYNQVSDYLKAAIMTAEDPRFMTHRGFMEKAFVKSAIQNIKERRFARGGSTISMQLVKNVFLTRKKTIVRKVEEALIVWIIENTRLASKERMLEVYLNIIEWGPKIYGVHEAAQFYFDKQPANLNLSESLYLASIIPRPKYFRNNFNQYGDMRSSARYFHRLIAQIMARKGYISQGEYEGLDTYVNFRGRGLRAMGFVARPDTARATVAADSSQYEPLNLIDLLGGQPASDAGINQEAPAAPPTRPAP; this is translated from the coding sequence GTGACTCCAGCAACTAAACGTAAAATCGGCATTGGCCTCGGCATACTTGTGGTGCTGCTCGCCATTGGCCTCGGTGTATTTCTGCTTAAGCGCCAGCAACTGCTCAACTATGCCTTGCAGCAGGTTAAAGCTAAGGTAGAGCGCAAATTTCCGGTGCTGCTAACGCTGGGTCCGGCCCGTTTCACCGACCTGAACACCGTGCAGCTGGATGGGGTGAACCTGGTGCCCGCCGCTTTGCCCAACGATACGCTGCTGCAGGCCCAGACGGTAAGGGCCTCGCTGAGCGTGCGAAGCTTGTTTGCGGGTAGGCCCGTATTTAGCAATCTGGAAATTGATAATGCTCGCCTGACAGCACACAAAACCGCCACCACCGACAATTACTCCTTCCTCTATAAAAAGCGGAAAGGGCAGCCCGTAGTGCCGCGTGATACAACTAAAGGCACCAACTACGGCTTGCTAGCGAATCAGGTGCTGGAAGCCGCATTTGACAACGTACCCGTTGAGGCTGATTTCCGCAACTTCCTGGTGACCTACCGCAGCCCCCGCCACCACGCCACGCTTACTATGCCCCAACTCGCCATTCAGGACGGCGACATTACGGGCCAGCTCACGGCAGTAGTTGACTCCATAGTGAACCATGTGGGTGTGCAGGGCCGCATTGATGCCAGCGACTACCAGATTGATGCCCGCATCTTTGCCCTTAACAAACGCCCGGTGGTGCTGCCGTATGTACAGCGGAGATACGGGGCCCGGGTGCAGTTTGACACCATTCGGGTGAGCCTGACGGAAAAAAGTCTGAAGGATGATGAGCTGACGGTAAAAGGTACAGCCTCCGCTACCAATTTTATAGTGAATCACCCTAAGCTATCGGATAGCGACGTGCGGTTCCCACGCGGTGGAATTGATTTTGTGACGCGGCTAGGCCAGGCCTCATTCGCGCTAGACAAGGGCACACGGGTACTGCTGAACAAGATGGAGTTCTTCCCGGTGCTTTCTGTGCGCCGGTTGCCAGTGCCGCAGCGCGTAATTGGCAAGAATGTCAATGGCCTCACCAACCGCAACCAGCTGATGGCAGGCCTACAAGTGAAGCTGAACGTAGAATCGGCGGAAACGGCGGCTAATGATTTTTTTGCTTCTCTGCCCGAGGGCATGTTTGAAACCCTGGAAGGCACGCAGGCAGAAGGTACGCTTAAGTACCAGCTCATGGCCGATCTGGACATGAATCACCTGGATAGCCTGAAGTTTAACTCAGGCCTGCAGGCGACCAGGTTTCGCATAACGCGTTTTGGGCGGGAAAATCTGAATAAGCTTAATGAGCAGTTCCCCTACACCGCTTATAACGATAAAGGCGATTCCGTAAAGACTTTCCTGGTTGGCCCTTCTAACCCCGAGTTTACGCCCTATAACCAAGTCTCGGATTATCTGAAGGCCGCTATTATGACGGCCGAAGACCCCCGGTTCATGACCCACCGAGGCTTCATGGAGAAGGCCTTTGTGAAGTCAGCTATCCAGAATATTAAGGAGCGGCGCTTTGCTCGTGGGGGCAGCACCATCTCTATGCAGCTGGTGAAAAACGTGTTCCTGACCCGCAAAAAGACCATTGTGCGGAAGGTGGAGGAGGCCCTCATTGTCTGGATCATTGAGAACACCCGCCTTGCTTCTAAAGAGCGGATGCTGGAGGTGTACCTGAATATTATTGAGTGGGGCCCAAAGATTTACGGAGTACACGAGGCGGCGCAGTTTTACTTTGATAAGCAGCCCGCCAACCTGAATCTGTCGGAAAGCCTGTATTTGGCCAGCATTATTCCGAGGCCTAAGTATTTCCGTAACAACTTCAACCAGTACGGAGACATGCGTAGTAGTGCCCGCTACTTCCACCGCTTAATTGCCCAAATTATGGCGCGTAAAGGCTATATTTCTCAGGGCGAGTACGAGGGGCTTGACACGTACGTGAACTTCCGGGGAAGAGGCCTACGGGCCATGGGCTTTGTAGCACGCCCAGATACCGCCCGGGCCACGGTTGCCGCCGACTCGTCGCAGTATGAGCCGCTCAACCTGATTGATTTGCTGGGAGGGCAACCGGCCTCTGATGCCGGTATTAATCAGGAAGCACCCGCCGCACCACCTACCCGGCCAGCTCCTTAA